Proteins encoded by one window of Cylindrospermum stagnale PCC 7417:
- a CDS encoding thioester reductase domain-containing protein, translating to MHVNSLSWITLSHLLHYRALQQPNRLAYTYLADGKEEEVSLTYQELDQKARAIAILLQNLKAPGKRVLLLYPPGLEFIAAFFGCLYAGVIAVPVYPPRRNQRMTRLQAIAVDAQPEFALTTTSIIGFIEQSFAKEPELAVLRCLATNDIAYNLADDWQSLNVKRDTLAFLQYTSGSTGTPKGVMVSHKNLLHNSELIKSAFEVTPDSISLSWLPSFHDMGLLGGIIQPLYTGCRAILMSPTAFVQRPIRWLQAISRYRATHSGGPNFGYELCVRQTTPLEREDLDLSSWRKAYSGAEPVHKDSLEKFVATFKPYGFQASSFYPCYGMAEATLMISGGKVKDEPTYCTVDAAALAQNRIIAATEDMPKVRHMVAVGHTCLDTKIVIVDPQSLIECAPDQVGEIWVSGTSVADGYWQQPEQTATTFHASLINTGEGPFLRTGDLGFLRDGQLFVTGRLKDVVIIRGRNYYPQDIELTVADSHPALHFGGGAAFSIEVDREERLVVVQEVERTYWRQLNVDEVVGAIRQAVSEQHELQVYEIVLLKPGRIPKTSSGKIQRHACKADFINGSLQESQVEGGQQQPPLAIPSLHISIGEEKQSEKGLSDMTNTTLTSQEVSKKRADNLIEWVREYAKTRINSRLIDERSCLPPHITLDLGNHGFMGLQIPEQYKGLALTNVDTMRVMQQIAAIDSTIASIVSYNNTLGVRPIMGYATQTMKDELLPIVAQGREFPAFCLTEPNSGTDIGNTVSTIAVPNGHGGWRIRGMKRWNTSAYSGIINVFVRLVDDNNQTKGLTGFVMKQGMPGLRVGPESVTMGLRAMVQNSLYFDDVLVEPVNLLGELGNGIKPADEALFHARLGVGIGSLGGMKRCAQLMLRYASHRHVTTGRLLDSPITLTILTHLTGAITSLETLLNQVAVILDAGQAVPKEVAVVAKIAGSELLWQAADSLVQVLGGRGYMEANIAPQILRDARAMRIADGANEGMQLFLGKSVAHGEQLDRFLREYLGATKIADELKEAAEQIQSRCLKLKTINADDYSSARAWAYFLIGEVTIYALMLAAVRRTHTVAPSHLMQQAVAWSQLNFEKSLQKAVIGMPEESTLTDAKTASEIISSYTEVIDDIVQTLPGEDEQLDNLLLEQPQKAHYELFDLGKVTDTQNQSDRLVEQEKQHQPTASSASNSSLSDKATEEWVINWLAQKFNIQQATDTQNQLNGITAPEKQYQPHPATTNSTLSLEAINELNGITAPKKQSQPHPATTNSTLSLEAINEWIINWLATEFKIAATSITPSQSFTKFGLDSFSALRLVAALENWLQISLEPTIIWDFPSITALGSNLADKLAASNSTSRILLNKSHLNLNADTVLDPTICLPTANVIPVTEPDFILLTGATGFLGAFLLDELLKKTQAKIFCLVRADDIESGYKKIRENLKRYLLQDEEYNDRIIPFIGNLSEPLLGLSENEFEILASQIDVVYHCGALVNLVYPYDKYKATNVLGTQEILRLASRVKVKPVHLVSSYSIFLSQYYSNDEIIGEQDQLRAGDGIYVGYSQSKWVAEKLALSARSRGIPVSIYRLGDLGGHSQTGAFSPSSFTARFMATCIKLGSAPEQNLKRIDITPVDYVSQAIVHLSMQKESLDKNFHLVNPQPIQWRQLFDLIQLLGYPLERIPYGQWYSKLRKHLNDSPLHIMYPLLPLLANETTQRQKSIFEYIDAPMLDCKNVMHGLTGSSISCPPVDEKLLATYFSYFIHSNFL from the coding sequence ATGCATGTGAATTCTCTTAGCTGGATTACCCTCAGTCATCTACTGCACTACAGGGCGCTACAGCAGCCAAATCGGCTGGCATATACTTATCTGGCTGATGGAAAAGAGGAAGAAGTTAGCCTTACGTATCAAGAATTAGACCAAAAGGCAAGAGCGATCGCAATTCTGCTACAGAACTTAAAAGCACCTGGAAAAAGGGTACTTTTACTTTATCCACCTGGGCTGGAATTTATTGCTGCTTTTTTTGGGTGTTTATATGCCGGAGTCATTGCTGTTCCTGTATATCCACCTCGCCGCAATCAGCGGATGACACGGTTACAAGCCATTGCAGTAGATGCACAGCCAGAGTTCGCACTCACCACTACATCCATCATTGGGTTTATCGAACAGAGCTTTGCAAAAGAACCAGAATTGGCCGTTTTGCGTTGCCTAGCTACTAATGATATTGCCTATAACCTGGCAGATGACTGGCAGTCTCTGAATGTCAAACGTGACACACTGGCTTTTTTGCAATACACTTCCGGCTCGACGGGAACGCCAAAGGGAGTGATGGTAAGCCACAAAAATTTACTACACAATTCTGAACTCATTAAGTCTGCCTTTGAAGTTACCCCAGACAGCATTAGCTTATCGTGGTTGCCCAGTTTTCATGATATGGGACTTCTAGGCGGAATTATCCAGCCTCTATACACAGGGTGTCGAGCTATCTTAATGTCGCCGACAGCCTTTGTTCAACGACCAATTCGATGGCTGCAAGCAATATCCCGATATCGAGCTACCCATAGCGGTGGTCCCAATTTCGGTTATGAGCTTTGCGTTCGTCAGACGACTCCATTAGAAAGAGAGGATCTCGATCTCAGTAGTTGGCGTAAGGCATATAGCGGGGCTGAACCAGTTCATAAAGATTCCTTAGAAAAGTTTGTTGCCACATTTAAACCCTATGGCTTCCAGGCTAGCTCCTTCTATCCCTGCTATGGTATGGCTGAAGCCACACTAATGATCTCCGGCGGTAAAGTAAAAGATGAACCAACTTACTGTACGGTTGACGCAGCAGCACTAGCACAAAATCGAATTATTGCAGCTACTGAGGATATGCCAAAAGTCAGGCATATGGTAGCAGTTGGGCATACATGCCTCGATACAAAGATAGTCATTGTCGATCCCCAATCGCTGATTGAGTGTGCCCCTGACCAAGTGGGGGAGATTTGGGTGTCGGGTACGAGTGTAGCTGACGGCTATTGGCAACAACCGGAGCAAACAGCAACAACTTTCCATGCAAGTCTTATAAATACTGGCGAAGGGCCTTTCTTACGCACTGGCGATTTAGGATTTTTGCGGGATGGTCAACTGTTCGTGACTGGGCGACTCAAAGATGTTGTCATTATTCGGGGTCGCAACTACTATCCCCAAGATATTGAATTGACAGTAGCAGATAGTCACCCAGCATTACACTTTGGAGGTGGAGCAGCATTTTCTATTGAAGTCGACAGGGAAGAGCGACTGGTAGTAGTGCAAGAAGTAGAGCGAACTTACTGGCGTCAATTGAATGTGGATGAAGTTGTCGGGGCTATCCGTCAAGCAGTGTCTGAGCAGCACGAACTTCAAGTCTATGAAATAGTATTGCTCAAGCCTGGTCGTATTCCCAAAACATCTAGTGGCAAAATTCAACGCCACGCCTGTAAAGCAGATTTTATCAATGGCAGCCTTCAGGAATCACAAGTTGAAGGCGGACAACAACAGCCTCCTCTGGCGATACCTTCGCTACACATAAGTATTGGTGAAGAAAAACAATCAGAAAAAGGTTTATCAGACATGACTAATACCACTTTGACATCCCAAGAAGTTAGCAAGAAGCGTGCAGATAATTTAATTGAGTGGGTACGGGAATATGCAAAAACGCGAATTAACTCTCGTTTAATTGATGAACGCTCCTGTCTTCCACCCCATATCACCCTAGATTTAGGCAATCACGGATTTATGGGTTTGCAGATTCCAGAGCAATACAAAGGTTTGGCTCTCACCAACGTTGACACTATGAGGGTAATGCAGCAAATCGCAGCCATTGACTCAACTATTGCCTCAATAGTGAGTTACAACAATACTCTTGGGGTTCGGCCAATCATGGGGTACGCAACGCAAACCATGAAGGACGAACTGCTACCTATTGTGGCTCAGGGTCGTGAGTTTCCTGCATTTTGTCTGACAGAGCCAAATTCAGGTACTGATATTGGTAATACTGTCTCTACAATAGCTGTGCCAAACGGTCATGGTGGTTGGCGAATTCGGGGGATGAAGCGGTGGAATACATCTGCCTACTCAGGAATAATTAATGTTTTCGTCAGGCTAGTGGATGACAACAATCAAACCAAGGGTCTGACCGGATTTGTCATGAAACAGGGGATGCCCGGTTTACGAGTTGGCCCAGAATCAGTGACGATGGGACTGCGTGCCATGGTTCAAAACTCTCTTTACTTCGATGATGTCTTAGTAGAACCAGTCAACTTGCTGGGTGAATTGGGGAATGGTATTAAGCCTGCTGATGAAGCATTATTTCACGCTCGGTTAGGAGTTGGCATAGGAAGTCTTGGCGGGATGAAACGATGTGCTCAGCTGATGCTCCGCTACGCCTCCCATCGTCATGTGACAACCGGGCGGTTATTGGATAGCCCTATTACTCTCACTATCTTGACTCACCTGACTGGAGCTATTACATCTCTAGAAACACTATTAAACCAGGTTGCAGTCATTTTAGATGCAGGACAAGCAGTGCCTAAAGAGGTAGCGGTAGTTGCTAAAATTGCTGGTTCCGAACTCTTATGGCAAGCAGCTGACAGCCTGGTTCAGGTGTTGGGCGGTCGAGGTTACATGGAAGCTAACATCGCTCCGCAAATTCTCCGCGATGCTAGAGCTATGCGTATTGCGGATGGAGCAAATGAAGGTATGCAGTTATTTCTAGGTAAAAGCGTAGCTCATGGCGAACAGCTGGATCGGTTCTTGCGTGAGTACCTGGGAGCAACAAAAATTGCGGACGAATTAAAGGAGGCTGCCGAACAAATTCAATCTCGCTGCCTGAAATTAAAGACTATTAATGCTGATGATTACTCCTCTGCCAGAGCCTGGGCTTATTTTCTGATTGGCGAAGTCACAATTTATGCCCTAATGTTAGCAGCTGTACGACGCACTCATACTGTTGCCCCCTCGCACCTCATGCAACAAGCAGTGGCATGGTCACAACTGAACTTTGAAAAAAGCCTCCAGAAGGCTGTCATCGGGATGCCAGAGGAATCAACCTTGACAGATGCCAAAACTGCGAGCGAGATAATATCGAGTTACACAGAAGTAATTGACGATATTGTGCAAACTCTTCCTGGAGAAGATGAGCAACTAGATAACCTATTGCTTGAGCAACCACAAAAAGCACATTATGAATTGTTTGACCTTGGAAAAGTAACCGATACACAAAATCAGTCTGACCGTCTAGTAGAGCAGGAGAAACAACATCAGCCAACAGCATCTTCTGCATCTAACTCTTCTTTAAGTGACAAAGCTACCGAAGAGTGGGTAATTAATTGGTTAGCCCAAAAATTCAACATTCAACAAGCAACTGATACGCAGAATCAGCTTAATGGCATTACTGCGCCGGAGAAACAATATCAGCCACATCCTGCAACAACAAACTCTACCCTAAGTCTCGAAGCCATCAATGAGCTTAATGGCATTACTGCGCCAAAAAAACAATCTCAGCCACATCCTGCAACAACAAATTCTACCCTGAGTCTCGAAGCCATCAATGAATGGATCATAAATTGGTTGGCTACAGAATTTAAGATAGCAGCTACCTCTATAACCCCAAGTCAATCCTTTACAAAATTTGGTTTAGATTCTTTCTCTGCTCTTCGCTTAGTTGCAGCACTAGAAAACTGGCTGCAAATTTCGTTAGAACCAACAATTATCTGGGACTTTCCAAGTATTACCGCTTTGGGAAGTAATTTAGCTGATAAACTTGCCGCTTCAAATTCAACTTCTCGTATTCTTTTGAATAAATCTCATTTAAATCTCAACGCTGACACTGTTCTTGATCCCACCATTTGTTTGCCAACTGCTAATGTCATTCCTGTTACCGAACCAGATTTTATCTTACTAACTGGTGCAACAGGATTTTTGGGAGCTTTCTTACTTGACGAACTACTGAAAAAAACTCAAGCGAAAATCTTCTGCTTGGTACGTGCTGATGATATCGAGTCAGGCTACAAGAAAATTCGGGAAAATCTGAAACGTTATTTGCTACAAGATGAAGAGTATAACGACAGAATCATCCCGTTCATCGGAAATTTATCTGAGCCATTACTAGGACTATCAGAGAATGAGTTTGAAATTTTAGCAAGCCAGATTGATGTTGTCTATCATTGTGGTGCCTTGGTTAATTTGGTTTATCCTTATGACAAATATAAGGCAACTAATGTTCTTGGTACTCAAGAAATCCTTCGTTTGGCTAGCCGAGTTAAGGTGAAACCGGTTCACCTTGTTTCTTCATACTCTATCTTCTTGTCTCAGTACTATTCCAATGATGAGATCATTGGTGAACAAGATCAATTGCGTGCGGGTGATGGCATTTATGTTGGCTATTCCCAAAGTAAGTGGGTTGCGGAAAAATTAGCTTTGAGCGCTCGCTCTCGGGGAATACCAGTTAGTATTTATAGATTAGGAGATTTAGGAGGACATAGTCAAACAGGTGCTTTTAGTCCCAGTAGCTTCACTGCTAGGTTCATGGCAACCTGTATCAAACTTGGCAGCGCACCCGAACAAAATCTCAAAAGAATTGATATTACCCCAGTTGACTACGTTAGCCAAGCTATTGTTCATCTGTCGATGCAGAAAGAATCTTTAGATAAAAACTTTCACTTAGTTAATCCTCAGCCGATCCAGTGGCGGCAGTTGTTTGATTTAATTCAGTTATTGGGCTACCCATTAGAGAGAATTCCTTATGGGCAATGGTATTCAAAATTACGCAAACATTTGAATGATTCTCCGTTACATATTATGTACCCTCTTTTACCTTTACTAGCAAATGAAACTACACAAAGACAGAAATCGATCTTCGAGTATATAGATGCACCAATGCTTGACTGTAAAAATGTTATGCATGGACTCACTGGTAGTTCTATTAGTTGTCCGCCAGTTGATGAAAAACTGCTTGCTACCTACTTTTCATATTTTATTCACAGTAATTTCTTGTAG
- a CDS encoding FAD-binding domain-containing protein, producing the protein MSDLILFWHRRDLRIADNTGLAAAQRQSPKVVGVFCLDPDILERDDIAPARVTYMLGCLQALQERYIQAGSQLLILHGPPVVVIADLAEALKAKAVFWNWDVEPYSQKRDRTIINSLTEKGIQFLNQNWDQILHSPEEIFSGAKTPYTVYTPFWKNWSSKPKAKPVETLENAEGLTADEQEIAKLAGAIELPSAKDLGFVWEGELVISPGEAAAQARLEAFTNNAITEYQEQRNFPAVDGTSQLSAALKFGVIGIRTVWQATIEALENSRSGETEASIRTWQQELAWREFYQHAMYHFPELAEGAYRETFKNFPWENNQEHFQAWCEGRTGFPIVDAAMRQLNEIGWMHNRCRMIVASFLTKDLQINPQWGEKYFMQKLIDGDLSANNGGWQWSASSGMDPKPLRIFNPASQAQKFDPDGEYIRQWVSELRSVDTQYLVTGKIPPLELHAVGYPKPIVDHKTQQALFKEIYQQQKGVNLP; encoded by the coding sequence ATGTCTGATTTAATTCTGTTTTGGCATCGCCGCGATTTACGCATTGCTGACAATACGGGACTAGCTGCGGCACAACGGCAGAGTCCAAAAGTGGTAGGTGTGTTTTGCCTTGATCCTGATATTCTGGAGCGGGATGATATCGCACCAGCGAGAGTAACTTATATGCTGGGGTGTTTGCAGGCGCTACAAGAGCGATATATTCAAGCTGGTAGTCAGTTGTTAATTCTGCATGGGCCGCCGGTGGTAGTGATTGCAGATTTAGCTGAGGCATTGAAAGCTAAGGCTGTGTTTTGGAATTGGGATGTGGAACCGTACTCGCAAAAACGCGATCGCACTATAATTAATTCTCTAACGGAAAAAGGCATTCAGTTTCTTAACCAAAATTGGGATCAGATCCTCCACTCTCCAGAAGAAATTTTTAGCGGTGCTAAAACTCCTTACACGGTTTATACTCCCTTCTGGAAAAATTGGAGCAGTAAACCGAAGGCAAAACCAGTAGAAACACTGGAAAATGCTGAGGGATTAACGGCAGATGAACAGGAAATTGCCAAGCTTGCAGGAGCAATTGAATTACCCTCCGCCAAAGATTTAGGATTTGTCTGGGAGGGAGAATTGGTGATTTCTCCTGGAGAGGCGGCGGCGCAAGCACGTTTAGAGGCTTTTACCAATAATGCCATTACTGAATACCAAGAACAGCGCAATTTTCCAGCAGTAGATGGCACATCACAACTGAGTGCAGCTTTAAAATTTGGCGTTATTGGCATTCGCACCGTTTGGCAAGCCACAATAGAGGCATTAGAAAACAGCCGCAGTGGAGAAACAGAAGCCAGTATCCGCACATGGCAACAGGAATTAGCTTGGCGGGAATTTTATCAACACGCAATGTATCACTTCCCGGAACTAGCTGAAGGTGCTTATCGGGAAACCTTTAAAAACTTCCCTTGGGAAAATAACCAAGAACATTTTCAAGCTTGGTGCGAAGGTAGAACCGGCTTTCCCATCGTTGATGCAGCCATGCGCCAGTTAAATGAAATCGGCTGGATGCATAATCGTTGTCGAATGATTGTCGCCAGTTTCCTCACCAAAGACTTGCAGATAAATCCCCAATGGGGAGAAAAATATTTTATGCAGAAGTTAATTGACGGTGATTTATCTGCTAATAATGGCGGCTGGCAATGGAGTGCTTCCAGTGGCATGGACCCCAAACCATTGCGAATTTTTAACCCAGCCAGTCAAGCGCAAAAGTTCGATCCAGATGGGGAATATATCCGCCAATGGGTCTCAGAACTGCGGTCTGTAGATACACAATATTTAGTAACTGGTAAAATTCCCCCTTTAGAACTTCATGCTGTTGGTTATCCTAAACCCATTGTGGATCATAAAACACAGCAAGCTTTGTTTAAGGAAATTTATCAACAGCAAAAGGGTGTAAATTTGCCCTGA